The DNA segment AGTTTAGTGCGGATACTTTTGTAGAAAACACCTGAACTTCAAAACCGGTTTCTTTACCTACTTTCTCCAAAAAAAGTATGGATGCAGCAACCGAATATGGATCATTCACAATAAGTGCCTGCTTTTTGGCCTGAACAACGTGCTTTACCGTATGCAAGAACTCTATTATCTCGGGTAAGGCATCCAGCGGTATTTCAAATTTGCCTTTTCTGTAATCGGATAACAGGTTATAATTTAGCTGGGTAAATTCTTTCATAGTTAATAGTTCCGCCCACGCTTCGCCGATATCTTCTTTTGTTATCAATCCCGAATGTGTATATCTAACTATCCTCAAGTCATGATCCACGCTTATCGAAAACTTCATAATTGATGTCTGTAGTGTTGGAACGGGGCCAACTAGTTTATAGCTACAATATAACGATAAATTACTTTAGACCGATATGAAGTTTTAAAAAATATAAACCTGCAATTAAAACAGTAACTGCCTCCCACGATATTGCGGAAGGCAGTTCTGTATTATGG comes from the Saccharicrinis carchari genome and includes:
- a CDS encoding STAS/SEC14 domain-containing protein, whose protein sequence is MKFSISVDHDLRIVRYTHSGLITKEDIGEAWAELLTMKEFTQLNYNLLSDYRKGKFEIPLDALPEIIEFLHTVKHVVQAKKQALIVNDPYSVAASILFLEKVGKETGFEVQVFSTKVSALNWLIAKL